From Apteryx mantelli isolate bAptMan1 chromosome 14, bAptMan1.hap1, whole genome shotgun sequence, the proteins below share one genomic window:
- the CDKL3 gene encoding LOW QUALITY PROTEIN: cyclin-dependent kinase-like 3 (The sequence of the model RefSeq protein was modified relative to this genomic sequence to represent the inferred CDS: inserted 1 base in 1 codon; substituted 1 base at 1 genomic stop codon) has translation MEMYEILDKVGEGSYGTVVKCRHKDTGQTVAIKILYEKSGKCFNKTAMREVKFLQQFHHENMVNLIDVFRQKKRIHLVFEFVDHTILDELQHYCRGLDNKRLKKCLFQILRAVEYLHNNNVIHRDIKPENILVSQSGITKLCDFGFARTLATPGDVYTDYVATXWYRAPELVLKDRTYGKPVDIWALGCMMIEMATGKPYSRSSSDLDLLHKIVTKVGSLTPHLQSIFIRSPVFSGMVLPEVQHPKNARKKYLQLTALLADMVHACLQINPDDRISCSDLLRHDYFTKDGFIEKFLPELKAKCLQEAKLNSLLKLRGNNKDVGLLKDEKRSARFNACLNGPVFRKDLRKDKKSRNLKVKVAKVKGRKKAIPEMEKTNQEDTVVQQAVFSRLGFPEEANPNLPDVTASVMASSDLLTRTEDPLSTAICSVMPPINPTCGNLTAANFNSHFPISHTRASEKTKKISPWQSVGQMGTSTKQEEESVPQIQSERVAAYEQTAQTDQXSVNQKKCGISKSEKKDIRFPELLITSQQKELKGMEAKQVKMLKREAKNSEVSKIPSLLNVDQCQEKQETVEKTHKINSSNLSWNKQCTSM, from the exons ATGGAGATGTACGAGATCCTTGACAAAGTGGGAGAGGGAAGTTACGGAACAGTAGTGAAGTGCAGGCACAAGGACACGGGACAGACAGTGGCCATTAAAATATTGTATGAGAAATCAGGAAAATGTTTTAACAAAACTGCAATGAGAGAAGTGAAGTTTCTACAG CAATTTCATCATGAGAATATGGTCAACCTGATTGACGTAtttaggcagaaaaaaagaattcactTGGTGTTTGAATTTGTTGATCATACAATTTTAGATGAGCTCCAGCATTATTGCCGTGGATTGGATAACAAAAGGCTTAAAAAATGCCTCTTCCAGATACTACGAGCAGTTGAGTATCTCCACAACAATAAT gtcATACATCGTGATATcaaacctgaaaatattttggtATCACAAAGTGGAATTACCAAACTCTGTGATTTTGGTTTTGCTCGAACATTAGCTACCCCTGGTGATGTTTATACAGATTATGTGGCTACGTGATGGTACAGGGCTCCTGAACTGGTTTTAAAAGATCGGACTTATGGAAA ACCTGTTGACATCTGGGCTCTAGGTTGCATGATGATTGAGATGGCGACTGGAAAGCCCTATTCACGTAGCAGTTCTGACCTAGATTTACTTCATAAAATTGTAACTAAAGTAG GCAGTTTGACACCTCATCTTCAGAGTATTTTTATAAGAAGTCCAGTTTTTTCAGGGATGGTACTTCCTGAAGTCCAGCATCctaaaaatgcaaggaaaaagtaTCTCCAGCTCACTGCCTTGCTGGCAGATATGGTTCAT GCTTGTTTACAAATAAACCCTGATGATAGGATCTCTTGCTCTGATTTGCTGAGGCATGACTATTTTACTAAGGATGGATTTATTGAAAA ATTCTTACCAGAACTGAAAGCCAAATGCTTACAAGAAGCaaaattaaattctcttttaaaactCAGAGGGaataacaaagatgtaggactaCTAAAAGATGAAAAGAGAAGTGCTCGTTTTAATGCCTGTCTGAATGGCCCAGTATTTAGGAAG GATCTCAGAAAGGACAAAAAATCAAGGAATCTAAAAGTAAAAGTTGCCAAAGTGAAAGGTAGGAAAAAAGCGATCCCAGAGATGGAAAAAACTAATCAGGAAGACACAGTTGTTCAGCAGGCTGTTTTCTCACGGCTTGGTTTTCCTGAAGAGGCAAACCCTAACCTCCCCGATGTGACTGCCTCTGTAATGGCTAGCAGTGATCTCCTCACCAGGACGGAGGATCCTCTGTCGACGGCAATTTGCTCAGTAATGCCACCCATCAACCCAACCTGCGGGAACCTTACTGCTGCAAACTTCAATTCACACTTTCCAATTTCTCATACAAG GGCatctgaaaaaacaaagaaaataagtcCTTGGCAATCAGTGGGACAGATGGGAACCAGCACCAAACAGGAGGAAGAGTCTGTGCCTCAG ATTCAGTCAGAAAGGGTCGCAGCATATGAACAAACTGCTCAGACTGATC ACAGTGTGAACCAAAAGAAATGTGGTATTTCAAAATCTGAGAAAAAAGACATCCGCTTCCCGGAACTGCTAATAACATCACAACAAAAGGAGCTGAAAGGAATGGAAG CTAAACAGGTAAAAATGCTGAAGAGGGAGGCAAAGAATTCTGAAGTATCTAAAATACCTTCTTTACTCAATGTTGATCAATGTCAAGAAAAACAAGAG ActgtggaaaaaacacacaaaataaattCAAGCAATCTTTCCTGGAATAAGCAATGTACCAGCATGTGA